In Halobacteriovorax sp. HLS, one DNA window encodes the following:
- the mvaD gene encoding diphosphomevalonate decarboxylase, which yields MNSFIRKFKKKDIVDDSGRISWISPSNIALVKYWGKFGDQLPSNPSISLTLNEAKTTMDFSWSPKDKDSTEVQLDFYFEGKKNESFQEKISKYLVKHFDYFPFLRYISLEIESTNTFPHSAGIASSASSMSALALGLCTIESEVFGLDLSQEEIKRKATFMARLASGSACRSIYGGVVSWGDFEHQLINSTNEIAGEVLELDEVFKTYQDTILIVDSGQKAVSSRAGHALMTEHPFSQIRFSNARTNIEKIIKAMQTADLLEFCNIVESEALELHGLMMNSNPSFILMRPNTLAIIERIRDFRERTSLPVCFTLDAGPNVHILYPENISEQVKEFIISELSSFTESNKIIYDHVGTGPERYL from the coding sequence ATGAACTCTTTCATTAGAAAATTTAAAAAGAAAGATATAGTGGATGATTCAGGGAGAATCTCTTGGATTAGTCCCTCAAATATTGCTCTAGTAAAGTACTGGGGAAAATTTGGTGACCAACTGCCTTCAAATCCTTCTATAAGTTTAACTCTTAATGAAGCAAAGACTACAATGGATTTTTCTTGGTCTCCTAAGGACAAGGACTCTACTGAAGTGCAGTTAGATTTCTATTTTGAAGGCAAGAAGAATGAAAGCTTTCAAGAGAAAATATCCAAATACCTCGTAAAGCATTTTGATTATTTTCCATTTCTTCGCTATATCAGCTTAGAGATAGAATCTACTAATACATTTCCTCATTCTGCAGGAATTGCTTCAAGTGCATCGAGTATGAGTGCTCTCGCCTTAGGTTTATGTACAATAGAAAGTGAGGTCTTTGGCCTTGACTTATCTCAAGAAGAAATAAAAAGAAAAGCAACTTTCATGGCAAGATTAGCATCAGGTAGCGCGTGTCGTTCTATTTATGGTGGTGTTGTAAGTTGGGGGGATTTTGAGCATCAGCTTATAAATTCAACTAATGAGATTGCAGGAGAAGTTTTAGAACTTGATGAAGTATTTAAAACTTACCAAGATACTATTTTGATCGTTGATAGTGGACAGAAGGCCGTTAGCTCAAGAGCAGGTCATGCTCTTATGACTGAGCATCCTTTTTCTCAGATTAGGTTTTCTAATGCTAGAACTAATATCGAAAAAATCATTAAAGCGATGCAAACTGCAGACCTATTAGAGTTTTGCAATATCGTTGAGTCTGAGGCCTTAGAGCTTCATGGGTTAATGATGAATTCAAACCCTAGCTTTATTTTAATGAGGCCTAACACCTTGGCCATCATTGAAAGAATAAGGGACTTTAGAGAACGAACATCCTTGCCAGTTTGTTTCACTTTAGATGCTGGACCAAATGTTCATATTCTGTATCCAGAAAATATTTCTGAGCAAGTTAAGGAATTTATCATTTCAGAGCTTTCGAGTTTTACTGAGTCTAATAAGATTATTTATGATCATGTTGGAACTGGACCTGAAAGGTATCTATAG
- a CDS encoding mevalonate kinase codes for MKSFYSKVLLFGEYSIIRNSMALAVPYSLFEGKLTFPRDKNFRIDSELKAFCQYLKKLSSKDELLCPMDLSSFEFDVGQGIFFDSSIPQGYGVGSSGAVVASIFENYKTCEDNHLSDLSYLKTVFAQMESHFHGSSSGADPLISYLNAPILIDGKTSYKTVDIPKTSGEGAIFLLNTGRPRRTEPLVNLFLEKCKSKSYSNLCDNVLAPITNNCINSFLSGDKESLFEFFRELSDFQFRHFGPMIPTLYNELWENGLKYENFYLKLCGAGGGGFLLGMTPNIKEAMAELDQYEIRPLYRF; via the coding sequence ATGAAATCCTTCTATTCTAAAGTACTTCTCTTTGGAGAGTATTCCATAATAAGAAATTCCATGGCACTTGCCGTGCCATATTCCTTGTTCGAAGGAAAGTTGACCTTTCCTAGAGATAAGAATTTTCGTATTGATAGTGAGCTAAAGGCATTTTGTCAGTATCTAAAGAAACTGAGTTCGAAAGATGAACTCTTGTGTCCTATGGACCTCTCTAGTTTTGAATTTGATGTTGGACAGGGGATATTTTTCGATTCGTCTATTCCGCAAGGATATGGTGTAGGATCTTCCGGTGCAGTAGTTGCTTCTATTTTCGAAAATTACAAAACTTGTGAAGACAATCACTTAAGTGATTTGTCTTATTTAAAAACAGTATTTGCTCAAATGGAGTCTCACTTTCATGGTTCATCTAGTGGAGCAGATCCACTAATAAGTTATTTAAATGCTCCTATTTTGATCGATGGAAAAACTAGTTATAAAACAGTCGATATACCTAAGACTTCGGGGGAAGGAGCGATCTTTCTTCTCAATACTGGTCGTCCTAGAAGAACTGAACCTTTGGTAAATCTCTTTTTAGAAAAATGTAAATCGAAGTCCTATTCAAATCTGTGTGACAATGTCCTGGCCCCAATAACCAATAATTGCATTAACTCATTTTTAAGTGGAGATAAAGAAAGCCTTTTCGAGTTCTTTCGAGAACTTTCGGACTTTCAATTCAGACACTTTGGTCCAATGATTCCTACACTGTATAATGAATTATGGGAAAATGGTCTAAAGTATGAAAATTTCTATCTTAAGCTTTGTGGTGCTGGAGGTGGAGGCTTTCTATTAGGAATGACTCCTAATATAAAAGAGGCCATGGCCGAATTGGATCAATATGAGATTCGGCCACTGTATCGTTTTTAA
- a CDS encoding GYDIA family GHMP kinase → MINQNITPEYIKNIRKNADIDNNKSDHFFYGHGKLLLTGEYFVLDGAKSLALPTTVGQSLNVKYSPSFSPKLYWKSYDVASNLWFESVFEFWRFEIISDDPRPEEFVLQNILRQARKQNPHFLRDNVDVHVETNLGFPMEWGLGSSSTLVHNMAQWAYVSPFELLFNTYGGSGYDVACAQSEGPIFYSKNSHGPKWSPTVFNPSFKDNLYFVYRGKKQDSRKAIEYYNSLRPIDNGIILSISDITEEISTTTSLKEFEFLIGAHEKIVAQTLDLRPVKDELFSNYWGEVKSLGAWGGDFLLVTSDRSPEETKKYFFNKGHDVFIPYEDLILGAIGDETKNELFH, encoded by the coding sequence GTGATTAATCAAAATATTACACCTGAGTATATAAAGAACATTCGTAAAAATGCAGATATAGACAATAACAAGTCTGATCACTTCTTTTATGGACATGGAAAATTGTTACTTACTGGAGAATACTTTGTTCTTGATGGAGCTAAGTCATTAGCTCTTCCAACGACAGTGGGGCAGTCATTAAATGTTAAGTATTCCCCTTCATTTTCTCCTAAATTATATTGGAAAAGTTATGATGTCGCTTCGAATCTTTGGTTTGAGTCGGTATTTGAGTTTTGGCGATTTGAGATTATCAGTGACGACCCAAGACCTGAAGAATTTGTTCTTCAGAATATTTTACGTCAAGCAAGAAAACAAAATCCTCATTTTCTAAGAGATAATGTGGATGTGCACGTTGAAACTAATCTTGGTTTTCCAATGGAGTGGGGACTTGGCTCTAGTTCAACTCTAGTTCATAATATGGCCCAGTGGGCATATGTAAGCCCTTTTGAGCTTCTTTTTAACACATATGGTGGATCTGGATATGATGTGGCCTGCGCTCAATCTGAGGGGCCTATTTTCTACTCTAAGAACTCTCATGGGCCAAAATGGTCTCCAACAGTTTTTAATCCAAGCTTTAAAGATAACCTCTATTTTGTCTATAGAGGAAAGAAGCAAGACTCTAGAAAGGCGATAGAGTATTATAACTCTCTTAGGCCAATAGATAATGGTATTATCTTGAGCATCTCAGATATTACTGAAGAGATCTCAACAACAACTAGCCTGAAAGAATTTGAGTTCCTTATTGGCGCTCACGAGAAGATTGTTGCTCAAACACTAGATTTGAGACCAGTTAAGGATGAGCTATTCTCAAACTATTGGGGAGAAGTTAAGTCTCTTGGAGCATGGGGAGGAGACTTCCTTCTTGTTACGAGTGATAGAAGTCCTGAGGAAACGAAGAAATACTTCTTTAATAAGGGTCATGATGTTTTCATTCCATATGAAGACTTAATACTCGGTGCCATAGGGGACGAAACAAAGAATGAACTCTTTCATTAG
- a CDS encoding hydroxymethylglutaryl-CoA reductase, degradative, giving the protein MNRISGFSRLSKLEKINYLVENYLENNQFSKNKIQSYWHDNAKEQQVFDDFSENTVTNFYSPYGVVPNFLLNGKLHCIPMVIEESSVVAASAKAAKFWLDRGGFKAEVVSTTKVGQVHFIWSGQFEELEKFFNEKKNELIEAVSPLVQNMNKRGGGIKSVQLKNCTDLETDYYQIHAEFETCDAMGANFINSVLEGFGKKLEQLINVEDSFDEAQRNVQIVMCILSNYTPDCLVKCWVEADVKDLADKGLGMSGEDFASKFARAVRIARADVSRAVTHNKGIFNGIDAVILATGNDFRAIEACGHAYAARDGQYRSLTTCEVKDGKFKFEIEIPLSLGTIGGLTSLHPMAKISLDMLGHPKASELMMITAAIGLAQNFGAVRSLVTTGIQKGHMKMHLMNILNHLEANDEERALAKKEFDTKVITFNGVRDYIAALRNYQ; this is encoded by the coding sequence TTGAATCGAATTAGCGGTTTCTCTAGACTTTCGAAATTAGAAAAAATTAATTACCTTGTCGAAAACTATTTAGAAAATAATCAATTCTCTAAGAATAAGATCCAAAGCTATTGGCATGATAATGCTAAAGAGCAACAAGTGTTCGATGATTTTTCTGAAAATACAGTAACTAACTTCTATTCTCCATATGGTGTTGTTCCTAATTTTTTACTCAATGGTAAATTACACTGTATCCCTATGGTTATTGAGGAGAGTTCAGTCGTAGCAGCTAGTGCTAAGGCGGCTAAGTTTTGGCTTGATCGTGGTGGTTTTAAAGCTGAAGTCGTCTCAACAACAAAAGTTGGGCAAGTTCACTTTATTTGGAGCGGACAATTTGAAGAACTCGAAAAGTTCTTCAATGAAAAAAAGAATGAATTAATCGAAGCTGTTTCTCCTCTTGTTCAAAATATGAATAAAAGAGGAGGAGGAATAAAGTCTGTTCAGCTAAAAAACTGCACGGATTTAGAAACTGACTACTACCAAATCCATGCTGAGTTTGAAACTTGCGATGCTATGGGTGCAAATTTTATTAATAGTGTACTTGAAGGATTTGGAAAAAAGCTTGAGCAGCTCATTAATGTAGAAGATAGTTTTGATGAAGCTCAAAGAAATGTTCAAATTGTTATGTGCATTCTCTCTAACTATACACCAGACTGTTTGGTTAAGTGTTGGGTAGAGGCGGATGTTAAAGATCTAGCTGATAAAGGGCTAGGAATGAGTGGTGAAGATTTTGCTTCAAAGTTTGCTCGAGCGGTTAGAATTGCTAGGGCAGATGTGAGTAGAGCAGTCACACACAATAAAGGTATCTTTAATGGTATTGATGCTGTCATTCTCGCTACCGGGAATGACTTTAGAGCAATTGAGGCCTGTGGTCATGCATACGCGGCAAGAGATGGCCAATATAGAAGTCTTACAACTTGTGAAGTTAAAGATGGAAAGTTTAAATTTGAAATTGAGATACCTTTGTCTCTTGGAACAATAGGTGGCCTAACTTCTTTACATCCAATGGCGAAGATTTCTTTAGATATGCTTGGTCATCCTAAAGCAAGTGAGCTCATGATGATAACTGCGGCCATTGGACTTGCTCAGAACTTTGGAGCTGTTCGTTCATTGGTGACAACTGGAATTCAAAAAGGGCACATGAAAATGCACTTGATGAATATACTTAATCATCTAGAGGCCAATGATGAAGAGCGGGCCTTGGCGAAGAAAGAGTTTGATACTAAAGTCATAACTTTTAATGGTGTGCGAGACTATATTGCGGCCCTTAGGAACTATCAGTGA
- a CDS encoding sigma 54-interacting transcriptional regulator: MENIAKLKSYRSFRIPVKSTDNIYLSLMKCDGILLSDEHVKWELQNVSLTGVAFQSSAKFDESAVLEIELKYKRFRFNASAKIIRITPLYNEFSEIVNYLYGVEFFTQDQENGRDFISHFISGFSSKRLKRHLINLLINESNINTFSDGQKLALSMNLFQDMKQFKGMESFLSMIFNECCRISNSECANIFILNKKRDKLLKLDISDNSRREFCSLEGQDLINEVLSKKRYKIIRTSGHLSLRTFPSLAVDSKGQDFKHALFFPMLDSQKNVCGFFEFINFQSERGYTDRDLGVIEIFSSIFTMCYENLDKSEYVDHLVENFEFTNNGEIVATQKNGDKISEFIESTKSSRDNILIQGSHGVGKIHLAKKIHEQSDSANMSFGQIHCESIGSNDIRLLLLGDDENVGRLELYSGGTLLIHEPTKLSLENQKVLREELSKREDIRIIVTTVFNLEKLSLAGEFDTPLLDIISVNDFFLEDLKERKSDIPYLINHFLDLYCHNYGLPAKRVSPQVMEVLKNYTWPGNVGELERTVERLVNYYPYIRFIDELPQKEFPVIGQYARQFGLFRDLEIDFSKVDNDKLKSVIISRFCDSHGLTESEFLELYPELEQKLEDLENVS; the protein is encoded by the coding sequence ATGGAAAATATCGCAAAATTAAAGTCTTACAGATCTTTTAGAATACCAGTTAAGAGTACTGATAATATTTATCTTAGCTTGATGAAATGTGACGGTATTCTCCTCAGTGATGAACATGTAAAGTGGGAGCTTCAAAATGTAAGCTTAACAGGCGTTGCCTTTCAAAGTAGTGCCAAGTTTGACGAGTCCGCAGTACTTGAGATTGAGTTGAAATATAAGCGATTCCGTTTTAATGCGAGTGCTAAAATAATTCGTATTACTCCTCTATATAATGAGTTTTCTGAAATTGTTAATTACTTATACGGAGTAGAGTTTTTTACGCAAGACCAAGAAAATGGCCGAGATTTTATTTCTCATTTTATCTCAGGATTTAGCTCTAAAAGACTAAAGAGGCATTTAATTAATCTTCTCATTAACGAAAGTAATATAAATACTTTTTCAGATGGTCAAAAATTAGCTCTTTCTATGAATCTGTTTCAAGATATGAAGCAGTTTAAAGGGATGGAGTCTTTTCTTTCCATGATATTTAATGAGTGCTGTCGTATCTCAAACTCTGAGTGTGCCAATATTTTTATTCTAAATAAGAAGCGTGACAAATTGTTAAAACTTGATATTTCGGATAATTCTAGGCGTGAATTTTGTTCTTTAGAAGGGCAAGATCTCATTAACGAAGTTCTCTCAAAGAAGAGGTATAAGATAATTAGAACAAGTGGACACTTGAGTTTAAGGACTTTTCCAAGTCTTGCTGTAGACTCCAAAGGTCAAGACTTTAAACATGCTTTATTTTTTCCCATGTTGGATTCTCAAAAAAATGTGTGTGGATTTTTTGAGTTTATTAACTTTCAGTCTGAGCGTGGTTATACTGATCGCGACCTTGGAGTAATCGAGATTTTCAGTAGCATTTTTACGATGTGTTATGAAAATCTTGATAAGAGTGAGTATGTTGATCACCTCGTTGAAAATTTCGAATTTACGAATAATGGTGAAATTGTTGCCACTCAGAAAAATGGTGATAAAATATCTGAGTTTATCGAATCTACGAAATCCTCTAGAGATAATATACTTATTCAGGGAAGCCATGGTGTGGGAAAAATTCACTTGGCAAAGAAAATACATGAACAAAGCGATAGTGCTAATATGTCTTTTGGACAGATCCATTGTGAGAGTATCGGCAGTAATGATATTCGCCTTCTTTTACTTGGTGATGATGAAAATGTTGGTAGACTTGAGCTTTACTCTGGTGGAACTCTTCTAATTCATGAGCCTACAAAACTAAGTCTTGAAAACCAAAAAGTACTTCGTGAAGAATTGTCTAAAAGAGAAGATATAAGAATAATTGTAACCACTGTATTTAATCTTGAAAAGCTCTCTTTAGCTGGTGAGTTTGATACACCACTTCTAGATATTATTAGTGTGAATGACTTCTTCTTAGAAGATCTAAAGGAAAGAAAGAGTGATATACCTTATCTGATTAATCACTTCCTTGATCTTTACTGCCATAATTATGGACTTCCGGCCAAGAGGGTTAGCCCTCAAGTAATGGAAGTTCTTAAAAATTACACTTGGCCTGGAAATGTAGGCGAGTTAGAAAGGACAGTAGAAAGACTTGTAAATTATTATCCATATATCAGATTCATTGATGAACTTCCTCAAAAGGAATTTCCTGTTATTGGACAATATGCTCGTCAGTTTGGTCTTTTTAGAGACCTTGAAATTGACTTTTCTAAAGTTGATAACGATAAATTGAAGTCCGTAATTATTTCTAGATTTTGTGATTCACACGGTTTAACTGAATCTGAATTCTTAGAGCTCTATCCTGAGCTAGAGCAAAAACTTGAAGATCTAGAAAACGTCTCATAA
- a CDS encoding enoyl-CoA hydratase/isomerase family protein, translated as MSLFNYNTLSVSLNKNTRSILIELNRPELKNALNTEMIFELETLFTWLSTHIEIKSVYLTGKGDYFCKGLDSEELATWSDEKRQKNFDKVQKIIYSMFYLPQTIIADLKGGCSGLGVELSMGADIRIASKETQVHFDHLLNGIVPSCGGVGFTTALFGNAIARQWLLSSKKVNSSELLATQTIVEAYSEQSTYENYLQNISNQSDIARIQTKRSLLESIMPELDRTIKWEKRFSIAGMCTGDWRNIAKNSEGAKLTNVKEFATRLKREKAEQLSN; from the coding sequence ATGTCACTGTTCAACTACAACACACTAAGTGTTAGTTTGAATAAAAATACAAGAAGTATTCTTATTGAACTAAACAGACCTGAACTAAAGAACGCTCTAAATACAGAGATGATCTTTGAACTTGAAACACTTTTCACATGGCTCTCAACTCACATTGAAATAAAATCCGTCTATCTTACTGGTAAGGGAGATTACTTCTGTAAAGGCCTTGATTCTGAAGAATTAGCAACTTGGAGTGATGAGAAAAGACAAAAGAACTTTGATAAGGTTCAAAAGATTATCTACAGTATGTTCTACCTTCCTCAAACAATCATTGCCGATCTTAAAGGTGGGTGTAGTGGTTTAGGTGTCGAATTATCAATGGGCGCAGATATAAGAATCGCTTCTAAAGAAACCCAAGTTCATTTTGATCATTTATTAAACGGAATTGTTCCAAGCTGTGGAGGAGTTGGTTTTACAACTGCCCTATTTGGAAATGCCATAGCAAGACAGTGGTTACTATCTTCTAAGAAAGTAAACTCTAGTGAATTACTTGCGACACAAACGATTGTTGAAGCGTACTCTGAACAAAGTACGTATGAGAATTACTTACAAAATATTTCAAACCAATCAGATATTGCAAGGATTCAGACTAAGAGAAGCTTACTAGAATCTATTATGCCTGAACTAGATAGAACGATAAAATGGGAAAAGAGATTTAGCATAGCAGGGATGTGCACTGGTGATTGGAGAAATATCGCCAAGAACTCTGAAGGTGCAAAACTAACAAATGTAAAAGAATTTGCGACAAGACTAAAAAGAGAAAAGGCCGAACAGCTTAGTAATTAA
- a CDS encoding FecR domain-containing protein, giving the protein MKSIFLILLFVLSIDLKAEIFVSSIKGNSFIFQGTNTPTKVTTMDRISSNDIIVTSNNGIVLIDFNDEVIGTVVVAPNSKVLLRKTNSHGVRLLSLIEGHLRFFKQKDQLKKRSGLLINIRENSTAYLGEHFEIQYTKELKSLTSFSGKLSKISLLKSQSRKKEQVLKIRNSTELTDQELEEDLKFLMTN; this is encoded by the coding sequence ATGAAAAGCATCTTTTTAATTCTTCTATTCGTTTTATCAATTGATCTAAAGGCCGAGATTTTTGTTAGTTCTATAAAAGGAAATTCTTTTATCTTTCAAGGTACGAACACTCCTACCAAAGTAACAACCATGGATAGAATCTCTAGTAATGATATTATTGTAACTTCAAACAATGGAATTGTTCTAATCGACTTTAATGATGAGGTTATCGGCACTGTAGTTGTTGCACCAAATTCTAAAGTCTTACTCAGGAAAACAAACTCTCATGGAGTTAGACTATTAAGTTTAATAGAAGGACATCTAAGATTTTTTAAACAAAAAGATCAGCTAAAAAAGAGATCTGGTCTTCTTATAAATATAAGAGAAAACTCTACTGCCTACCTTGGGGAGCATTTTGAAATCCAGTACACAAAAGAGCTCAAAAGCCTAACCAGTTTCTCAGGGAAGCTATCTAAAATCTCTCTGCTCAAATCTCAATCTAGAAAGAAAGAGCAAGTTCTTAAAATCAGAAATTCAACCGAGCTTACCGATCAGGAACTAGAAGAAGATCTGAAATTTCTTATGACAAATTAA
- a CDS encoding type 2 isopentenyl-diphosphate Delta-isomerase — protein sequence MVNIADRKFEHIVLAEKSQTDISFLNQHFDYEPLFSAHPSEVDLSLEFLGKTMKAPLWISSMTGGTGSAKIINENLAKIAGEYGLGMGLGSCRPLLDNSKDFSDFDLRKYLGEQCPFYANLGIAQLEEIIADGKVSLIRDMLTRLDADGLIIHVNPLQEWYQPEGDRFRLSPIETISTILNSQIPVVVKEVGQGMGPRSIKKLLELPIQGLELAAFGGTNFSKLEKLREKSHNLTRPEDLMFVGHSALEMVDQINLFINELNNKCLCKNIIISGGISNTLHGLWLSEKLNCSSVIGRAKGYLDHASNIADLRAFVQGQIDTLKMAKAYLVAK from the coding sequence ATGGTAAATATAGCTGATAGAAAATTTGAACATATAGTTCTGGCAGAGAAGTCTCAAACAGATATCTCCTTCCTTAATCAACATTTTGATTATGAACCATTATTTAGTGCTCATCCAAGTGAAGTGGACTTGTCTCTTGAGTTCTTAGGTAAAACTATGAAGGCCCCTTTGTGGATCTCTAGCATGACTGGTGGAACTGGTAGTGCGAAGATAATTAATGAAAATCTTGCTAAGATTGCTGGTGAGTATGGATTAGGGATGGGGCTAGGTTCTTGTCGTCCTTTACTAGATAATTCGAAGGACTTTAGTGACTTCGACCTAAGAAAGTACTTAGGGGAGCAGTGTCCTTTTTATGCGAATTTAGGGATAGCTCAACTCGAAGAAATTATTGCTGATGGAAAAGTATCTTTAATCAGAGATATGCTTACTCGGCTAGATGCAGATGGATTGATCATCCACGTAAACCCACTTCAAGAATGGTATCAGCCTGAAGGTGATCGTTTCAGATTATCTCCTATTGAGACTATTAGTACCATACTCAATTCGCAGATTCCTGTTGTCGTAAAAGAGGTGGGTCAGGGAATGGGGCCTAGGTCTATTAAGAAGCTCTTAGAATTACCCATTCAGGGGTTAGAACTTGCTGCTTTTGGTGGTACTAACTTCTCTAAGTTAGAGAAATTACGTGAAAAAAGTCACAATCTAACTAGGCCTGAAGACTTAATGTTTGTTGGACATAGTGCACTAGAGATGGTAGATCAGATCAACCTTTTTATTAATGAATTAAATAATAAATGCTTGTGTAAGAATATTATTATCTCAGGTGGAATTAGCAATACACTTCATGGCCTGTGGCTGAGTGAAAAGCTTAATTGCTCGAGTGTTATAGGAAGGGCCAAGGGTTATCTTGATCATGCTTCAAATATTGCAGATCTTAGAGCTTTTGTGCAAGGACAGATAGACACACTAAAAATGGCCAAGGCTTACCTGGTCGCTAAGTAA
- a CDS encoding SAM-dependent methyltransferase — MKGKLTLIPTPIDESSPLEQTAFNLLSEAASDLSKNTLAIEDLKPGRRRWLHFGLTRDVVEDFVLYNEHTKKEACKALLKDLKSGKNVFLMSDGGLPAFCDPGVDLVRECHLSGIEVCSAPFSNSISLALAMSGLDHNSFSFAGFLPIKSPERESQLDKFLKRGETTIFMDTPYRMKKLLQEIQSHSSGRIAFLAMDLNCETQECYFGKISSFINNISDFKREFILIIGPSN, encoded by the coding sequence ATGAAAGGTAAGTTAACTCTTATTCCTACTCCCATCGATGAGTCTAGTCCTCTAGAGCAAACTGCTTTCAATCTCTTAAGTGAAGCCGCTAGTGACCTTTCAAAGAATACGCTCGCCATTGAAGACCTTAAACCAGGAAGAAGGAGATGGCTCCACTTTGGTCTTACTCGTGATGTAGTAGAAGACTTTGTCTTGTATAATGAACATACGAAGAAAGAGGCATGTAAGGCCTTACTAAAAGACTTGAAGTCTGGAAAGAATGTCTTTCTAATGAGCGATGGTGGACTACCAGCTTTTTGTGACCCAGGTGTTGACTTGGTTAGGGAGTGCCATTTAAGTGGTATTGAAGTTTGTTCAGCACCTTTTTCAAATTCAATTTCACTGGCCCTTGCAATGAGTGGCCTAGATCACAACTCGTTTAGTTTTGCAGGTTTCTTGCCTATTAAGTCTCCTGAAAGAGAGTCGCAATTAGATAAATTTCTCAAAAGAGGTGAAACCACTATTTTCATGGATACTCCCTATCGCATGAAAAAGCTCTTACAAGAAATTCAATCCCATAGTTCAGGGCGAATAGCTTTTTTGGCCATGGATCTAAACTGCGAGACGCAAGAGTGTTACTTTGGAAAGATTTCTTCTTTTATTAACAATATCAGTGACTTCAAGCGTGAGTTCATTTTAATAATTGGCCCATCAAACTAG
- a CDS encoding phosphatase PAP2 family protein: MFEYKLQKSWDNYRDDFGLGRISLIICFFCLFIFIYSLVFLNDARFSSLIPIVIVYCMTLFGAKIKSSSHFAKFLINVIFLGSMIPFLYDQTGILDETGHGLQRFDEFFATFDQKLWGDSIANIIQRLAGTSFFATLYYDWIQTAYLFYFLFPFYMCTVYYCSLPEKLKFKVARPMASVTIFFCFNYFLYIVIPVTGPQFFIPSAFVEPLPLSSYGYFLNSIVKNGQPTFIDCFPSGHTGISLLMSLWFFKMKSKHFYFSCFMGISIILATVSLRYHYTLDLISSIPLVIFSYKFSASVIPVSVRRIYER; this comes from the coding sequence ATGTTTGAGTACAAATTACAGAAATCATGGGACAATTATAGAGACGACTTCGGACTTGGCCGTATCTCTTTAATTATTTGCTTCTTTTGTCTCTTCATTTTTATCTATTCTTTGGTTTTTTTAAACGATGCTCGCTTTAGTAGCTTGATACCAATTGTGATTGTTTATTGCATGACTCTTTTTGGAGCAAAGATTAAGAGTTCGTCTCATTTCGCTAAATTTTTGATTAATGTAATTTTTCTGGGATCTATGATTCCTTTTTTATATGACCAAACAGGAATTCTTGATGAAACAGGTCATGGTCTGCAAAGATTTGACGAATTCTTTGCTACTTTCGACCAGAAGCTTTGGGGTGATTCCATTGCAAATATTATTCAACGTTTGGCCGGAACTAGCTTCTTTGCTACTCTTTATTATGATTGGATTCAAACTGCTTATCTCTTTTATTTCCTATTTCCCTTTTATATGTGCACTGTCTATTATTGCTCTCTACCTGAGAAATTAAAGTTTAAAGTCGCAAGACCTATGGCCAGTGTGACCATCTTTTTTTGCTTTAATTATTTTCTCTACATTGTTATCCCCGTGACTGGCCCGCAGTTCTTTATTCCTTCTGCTTTTGTAGAGCCATTACCTCTATCTAGTTACGGATATTTTTTGAATTCTATCGTTAAAAATGGTCAACCTACATTTATAGATTGTTTTCCTAGTGGTCATACTGGTATCTCTTTGCTTATGAGCCTGTGGTTTTTTAAAATGAAATCAAAGCATTTCTATTTTTCATGCTTTATGGGAATTAGTATTATTCTTGCGACAGTTTCATTAAGATATCACTATACATTAGATTTAATTAGCTCAATTCCACTTGTGATCTTCAGTTACAAATTTTCTGCAAGTGTAATTCCTGTTTCTGTAAGGAGAATTTATGAAAGGTAA